CGTAGACGATCACAATTGTGGAGGTGAGGTAAGTGAAGAGGATTCTCGTTCTGGCAGTTGTTCTGCTGTTAGGTTTCGTGTTGTTCGCAGTTGAGCCAATCGTCATTGGTGTTTTCGAACCTATGACAGGTCCTTACGCAGCCGGTGGCCAGCTTACAATGGAAGGTATTACCCTTGCAGCCGAGCAAGTGACGGAAGTCCTCGGCCGTCCGGTACAACTGGTTTTGGTCGACAACAAGAGTGAGAAAGTCGAAGCTTCCAACGCAGTTTCCAGACTGATTCAGTTCAACAAGGCATCGGTAATTATCGGGAGTTACGGAAGCGCCGTGGCAATACCAGGTAGCGAAGTGGCCAACGCCGCAGGAGTCCCGATGATCGGATGTTCACCAACCAACCCGCTCGTGACAGTTGGCAAGCCCTACGTTTTCAGAGTCTGCTTCATCGACCCATTCCAGGGAAGCGTTATGGCAAAATTCGCTATCGAAGAATTGGGAGCGAAAACAGCTGTTATTATTCAGGACATCGCTTCCGACTATTCGGTGGGGCTTTCGCACTACTTCCAGAACTCCTTCAAGAGCCTTACGGGAAACAACAAAGCGATTAGCGGCGTCATCTCTTACCAGACCGGTGACCAGGATTTCACAGCGCAGCTTGCATACGCTCAGGGAAAGAACCCCGACGTAATCTTCATCCCGGCCGCATCTTATGGTGAGGCTGCCCTGATAATCAAGCAGGCACGCGAACTCGGGATTAAGGCGCAGTTCCTCGGTGGAGACACCTGGGAAGTGCCGGAGTTTCTTCAGGTCGGCGGAGCCGCCGTTGAAGGAAGTTACTTCAGCACTCACTTCGACGTCGCTGTCGCACCGACTCCGAAGGCTGCCACATTCATCGAAGCCTTCAAGGCGAAGTACGGTGTTGAGCCAAGCGCGTTCGCGGCACTGGGATACGATGCTTTCATGCTGGCTATAGATGCGATAGTAAGGGCTAACTCCGCAGTTCCTGAAGATATCAAGAATGCCCTCAGTGCAACGGTGAATTTCGAAGGCGTTACCGGCTATATAACAATCGACGAAAATGGAGACGCCGTAAAGGACGCAATAGTCAGGAAAGTTGAAAACGGTGCATTCAAATTTGTCAGTGTTGTCAAGCCTGCCCAATAATCTCCAGAAGGCAGTAGTTATATTGTAGCAGCATAGGTATTGGACGCAGGCCTATGCCTGCGTCTTTACTGAATTGTAGTTAAAGCAAAGGCGGTGGCAGGATGAGCCCTGATGTATTTTTGCAGCACCTTGTTAACGGGATTTCTTTGGGCTTCATATTCGGACTTATAGCCATTGGATACACTCTTGTCTATGGAGTGGTCAAGCTTGTAAATTTTGCACACGGCGACGTGTTCATGATGGCTACGTTCTTCGTTTTCTACGGTTTTACTTTGTTTATGATGCCTTGGTGGCTTGCTGTTATTTTTGGAGTAGCTGTAACGATATTGCTTGGAGTTGGTATTGAAAGGGTAGCCTATAGACCTCTCAGGGACGCGCCGAGGATATCCTCTCTCTGTGCGGCCATAGGCATGTCGTTTTTGATTCAAAACATTGCTGTTGTTGTATTCGGGGGAAGACAAAAATCCTTCTATGTGCCTCCTTCACTAACTACCACTTTTGTAATCGGAGGTGTAAGGATTCAGGCGATCACGATAGCCACAATAGTAGTTTCCGTAATTGTGCTTCTGCTGCTTACTTTCCTTATAAAGCGTACAAAGATGGGACTGGCCATGAGGGCTCTTTCGGTCGATTTCGATACGGCAAAATTGATGGGTATAAATGTAAATAGAACGATCGCGTTCACATTTGCTATCGGTTCGGCACTTGCGGCCCTTAGCGCTATACTCTGGGCACTCAGATATCCTCAGATATGGCCCTTCATGGGTGTCTTCCCGGGATGGAGAGCCTTTACCGCAGCGATAATCGGAGGTATAGGAAGCATCGTTGGTGCTCTGTTCGGTGGATTCATGCTGGGCATGGTAACGATCCTGCTCGTGGCATTTTTCCCGGAAGCGGCAGGTTACAGGGACGCGATAATATTCGTCCTCCTGGTTGTAATTTTGCTCGTTAAGCCGACCGGCCTTTTTGGCGAGAAGAAAAGTAGGTGACTGTCATGGATCGCAGAATGAAGTTAATCCTAACAATAGTGAGTCTTCTGGTCTTCATTTTGTTGCTCTGGCTCGCCGAAAACTATATGGATCCTTTTATCAAAAGGATCATGAATGTGGCGGCTATTTATGTAATTCTGGGTGTCAGTCTTAACTTGATAAATGGTTTCACGGGTCAGTTCTCTCTCGGGCATGCAGGTTTTATGGCTCTGGGA
This portion of the Mesotoga infera genome encodes:
- a CDS encoding branched-chain amino acid ABC transporter permease, producing MSPDVFLQHLVNGISLGFIFGLIAIGYTLVYGVVKLVNFAHGDVFMMATFFVFYGFTLFMMPWWLAVIFGVAVTILLGVGIERVAYRPLRDAPRISSLCAAIGMSFLIQNIAVVVFGGRQKSFYVPPSLTTTFVIGGVRIQAITIATIVVSVIVLLLLTFLIKRTKMGLAMRALSVDFDTAKLMGINVNRTIAFTFAIGSALAALSAILWALRYPQIWPFMGVFPGWRAFTAAIIGGIGSIVGALFGGFMLGMVTILLVAFFPEAAGYRDAIIFVLLVVILLVKPTGLFGEKKSR
- a CDS encoding ABC transporter substrate-binding protein; translated protein: MKRILVLAVVLLLGFVLFAVEPIVIGVFEPMTGPYAAGGQLTMEGITLAAEQVTEVLGRPVQLVLVDNKSEKVEASNAVSRLIQFNKASVIIGSYGSAVAIPGSEVANAAGVPMIGCSPTNPLVTVGKPYVFRVCFIDPFQGSVMAKFAIEELGAKTAVIIQDIASDYSVGLSHYFQNSFKSLTGNNKAISGVISYQTGDQDFTAQLAYAQGKNPDVIFIPAASYGEAALIIKQARELGIKAQFLGGDTWEVPEFLQVGGAAVEGSYFSTHFDVAVAPTPKAATFIEAFKAKYGVEPSAFAALGYDAFMLAIDAIVRANSAVPEDIKNALSATVNFEGVTGYITIDENGDAVKDAIVRKVENGAFKFVSVVKPAQ